The following proteins are co-located in the Plasmodium brasilianum strain Bolivian I chromosome 11, whole genome shotgun sequence genome:
- a CDS encoding hypothetical protein (conserved Plasmodium protein), whose product MTHRFNKMNSMIKGKDYFTDLLKIGIFDNSTRKIKKEIYENINKTHNTYSACKTCIKLVQLLTRIIKKKKETYVDIAIEDTLELNLCNSELWKKYFNYDELLYNEYAIEHCEYTLRIIKDSIELHIYQLYKNEELFYVKVCTNIHHICKMAINEEKTRLSSYTKVKFIYELYSKYLTEEEGFSTTTKGLPYKIIDASSKDNSKLKKSNYALIQSEIKIMHQNYSYNNFKNNNFRLIKINKLEDKVMELFLMMREKDVFIFLFTNDHSGEGRSPNDSILEIKIKIHKASDYMDDVVKGTYKNTLINDDNFLLYKYSCSQTRKC is encoded by the exons ATGACTCACCGTTTCAACAAAATGAATAGTATGATAAAAG GAAAAGACTACTTTACCGATTTGTTAAAAATTGGAATTTTTGATAATAGTacaaggaaaataaaaaaagagatatatgaaaatattaataagacTCATAATACATATTCTGCATGCAAAACATGCATAAAATTGGTACAGCTTTTGactagaataataaaaaagaaaaaagaaacgtATGTTGATATTGCAATAGAAGATACACTAGAActtaatttatgtaattctgaattatggaaaaaatattttaattacgATGAGTTGCTATACAATGAGTATGCGATAGAACATTGTGAATACACTTTAAGAATTATTAAAGATAGTATAgagttacatatatatcaattatataaaaatgaagaattattttatgtaaaagtATGCACAAACATACATCATATATGCAAAATGGCTATTAACGAGGAAAAAACTAGACTCAGTAGTTACACAAAAGTTAAATTTATCTATGAACTGTACTCCAAATACTTAACAGAGGAG GAGGGCTTCAGTACCACGACCAAAGGTCTtccttataaaataatagatgCATCTAGCAAGGATAATTCAAAACTGAAGAAAAGTAACTATGCTTTAATTCAATCCGAAATAAAGATAATGCACCAAAACTATTCgtataataatttcaaaaataataatttcagattaattaaaataaataag TTGGAAGATAAAGTTATGGAGTTATTTCTGATGATGAGAGAGAAGGACGTgttcattttcctttttaccaATGATCATTCTGGTGAAG gGCGTTCTCCCAATGATTCCATCCTTgagataaaaattaaaatacacAAAGCATCAGACTATATGGACGATGTTGTAAAGGggacatataaaaatactctaattaatgatgataattttttattatataaatattcatgcTCGCAAACTAGAAAATGTTGA
- a CDS encoding U1 small nuclear ribonucleoprotein 70 kDa-like protein: protein MSAIGMPAHILILFQARPLLNFYKPVKKKKPKEYSGVANYLNYFEDKEPPPKIKLENTKERRERKKKEKITYNELLLKEKRKEYDPFKYEDLTSDPKKTLFIGRLSYEVNEKKLKKEFENYGKIRKVKIIYDKNFKPRGYAFIEFEHTKSLNDAYKLADGKKIDNRRILVDIERARTVKNWIPRRLGGGKGPARGSDDRKKVSHNINWSVLINKDKYRNDKKKGEDMYKNVPLYNERNDDDDGGNGDNDGGGDNNSNVNSALKNPKHRKEDDRRSSKRDHRHRSRRSDSRDRHRHKHRKRDRSSKERDRHRDRDRDRDRDRDRDRDRDRDRDRDRDRDRDRDRDRDRDRDRDRDRDRDRDRDRDRVRDKDGHRDRNKHRERDQGRDWEGGDLGREYEEGNRGREYEEGNRGREYEAYVDDAGERYNSIEYNEENEGYMERGNNTYGMNGVQNNYAYNDDYE, encoded by the coding sequence ATGTCGGCTATTGGTATGCCCGCGCATATACTGATCTTATTTCAAGCGAGACCACTGCTAAATTTTTACAAGcccgtaaaaaaaaaaaaaccaaaaGAATATAGTGGAGTTGCAAATTATTTAAACTATTTTGAAGATAAAGAACCACCaccaaaaataaaattagaaaatacaaaagaaagaagagaaaggaaaaaaaaagaaaaaattacatataacgAATTACTGTTAAaggaaaagagaaaagaatATGACCCATTTAAATATGAAGATTTAACGAGTGATCCAAAgaaaacattatttattgGTAGATTATCATATGAagtaaatgaaaagaaattaaaaaaagaatttgaaaattatgGGAAAATTAGGaaagtgaaaataatatatgataaaaatttcaaGCCTAGAGGATATGCTTTTATTGAATTTGAACATACAAAAAGTTTAAATGATGCTTATAAATTAGCAGATGGGAAGAAAATAGACAACAGAAGAATACTAGTAGACATAGAAAGAGCAAGGACTGTTAAAAATTGGATACCCCGAAGATTAGGTGGTGGTAAAGGACCAGCAAGGGGATCAGATGATAGGAAAAAGGTTTCTCATAATATTAATTGGAGtgtattaattaataaagataaatatagaaatgacaaaaaaaaaggggaagatatgtataaaaatgtacCTTTATATAATGAGAGGAACGACGACGATGATGGTGGTAATGGTGATAACGATGGTGGTGGTGATAACAACAGTAATGTGAATAGTGCACTCAAAAATCCTAAACATCGAAAGGAGGATGACAGAAGAAGCTCGAAGAGAGACCACAGGCATAGGAGCAGGAGGAGCGACTCACGCGATAGGCACCGTCATAAGCATCGAAAGAGGGACAGGAGTAGTAAGGAAAGGGATAGACACAGAGATCGGGATAGAGATAGAGATCGGGATAGAGATAGAGATCGGGATAGAGATAGAGATCGGGATAGAGATAGAGATCGGGATAGAGATAGAGATCGGGATAGAGATAGAGATCGGGATAGAGATAGAGATCGGGATAGAGATAGAGATCGGGATAGAGATCGCGTTAGAGATAAAGATGGACATCGGGATAGGAACAAACATAGGGAAAGAGATCAGGGGAGAGACTGGGAAGGGGGAGATCTAGGGAGAGAATATGAAGAAGGAAATCGGGGGAGGGAATATGAGGAAGGAAATCGGGGGAGGGAATATGAAGCCTATGTTGATGATGCAGGAGAGAGATATAACAGTATTGAgtataatgaagaaaatgaagGATATATGGAAAGAGGAAATAATACTTATGGTATGAATGGCGTGCAGAATAATTATGCGTATAATGATGATTATGAATGA
- a CDS encoding suppressor of kinetochore protein 1, which yields MKNEKIKLVSFEGDEFIVDKYTASMSTVILNILEVMTTEEDTIPLPNIKTQILKKIIEYMEYHIHNPADEIPKPLITSNLQDVVSSWDYDFVNTDKETLYELIEASNYLDIKPLLDLTCGKIASMMKDKTTEEIRAEFDIVNDFTREEEKQIREENRWCGDI from the exons atgaaaaatgaaaaaattaaactagTAAGCTTCGAGGGGGACGAGTTTATAGTTGACAAGTATACTGCTTCCATGTCCACGGTCATCCTAAATATCCTCGAAG TGATGACAACAGAAGAAGATACAATACCCCTTCCTAATATCAAAActcaaattttaaaaaagattattGAATACATGGAATATCACATACATAACCCTGCAGATGAAATACCTAAGCCTTTAATTACATCCAATCTGCAAGat gTGGTATCAAGCTGGGACTATGATTTTGTTAATACGGATAAGGAGACACTATATGAGCTTATTGAG GCCTCTAATTATTTAGATATAAAACCGCTTTTAGATTTAACTTGCGGTAAAATTGCTTCCATGATGAAAGACAAAACGACTGAAGAGATTCGAGCCGAGTTTGACATTGTTAACGACTTTACAAGGGAAGAAGAAAAACAG ATAAGAGAAGAGAACAGATGGTGCGGGGATATTTAA
- a CDS encoding hypothetical protein (conserved Plasmodium protein) has translation MDNSDIVILLKKNIKYNFVKNILLSSEKEKIDITYAINTVKLHIKRHVEINNNFVELFVKLILNMENLINMLGSHFEGTKKKNVSDYILNLSDFLKKKKEENYLKEKLNSVEKIIKSITLTLLNIDENKKILKELFLFFYLLIFKFSFDKTMFEKCLLKNENSTRYDSSGSSSRNQIKKELNANNTFTTDCVSLNKICEYECTHFFAKDTFVSKFYTKKDIQKIIKKYLLYDYYSTISYNNFNFFKEIKIFFFLIAVIYYIEKDLKLKREIYSLIQNEIYKNVQSIKKCTLIIQHNPYMCKIKKLSNILF, from the coding sequence ATGGATAATAGTGatattgtaattttattaaaaaaaaatattaaatataatttcgtaaaaaatatacttctatcatcagaaaaagaaaagatagaTATTACATATGCAATAAATACAGTAAAATTGCATATAAAAAGACATGTAgagataaataataattttgtggaattatttgtaaaattaattttgaacatggaaaatttaattaatatgttAGGTTCACATTTTGagggaacaaaaaaaaaaaatgtcagtgattatatattaaatttgagcgattttttaaaaaaaaagaaagaagaaaattatttaaaagaaaaactaaACAGcgttgaaaaaattataaaaagtatcACATTAACACTTTTGAACATAGATGAAAACAAGAAAATATTGAAAGAACtgtttttgttcttttatttacttatatttaaattttcttttgataAAACCATGTTTGAGAAATGTTTATTGAAAAATGAGAATAGCACAAGATACGATAGCAGTGGGAGTAGTTCCagaaatcaaataaaaaaagaactaaATGCAAACAACACATTTACTACTGATTGTGTATccttaaataaaatttgcgAATATGAATGCACacatttttttgcaaaagaTACATTTGTTTCCAAATTTTACACAAAAAAggatattcaaaaaataattaaaaaatacctCCTATATGATTATTACAGTACCATTAgttataacaattttaattttttcaaagaaattaaaatttttttttttttaatagctgttatatattatattgaaaaggacttgaaattaaaaagggaaatttATAGTTTAATTCAGAAtgaaatttacaaaaatgtacaaagcataaaaaaatgtacgtTAATAATACAACATAATCCATATAtgtgcaaaataaaaaaattgtcaaatattttattttaa
- a CDS encoding signal recognition particle receptor subunit alpha encodes MIDVVNIFSKGGVILWSYSFYEIDDETIRTIVKYVLIEEKYDEFSKKYNKYHAKWKLLNDMDIVILIIYQGIQNSAYLDNLFIKIKKTFIKLLPKNLDYFNVDLPLNFDRLFLKIVEDMDKNVVNVNMNSSGKNKQSKGNKSRKKNDKSGTTSRSNRNDRSDESDTTDLSEDENYDKKIKGQGDEEEEEEKKLLLNGEDKSYSNNKKKSKIKKTAREWELNQKITKKDIEKLDYSKNEENINHYNDKNKQYAEGDFEDSSDCTSDTKNNILNKLNDSFLKVFSYNSKIEEEDIETILEGIKNKLLSKNVAVGICDTLINRMKENLIGKRKTLFAMNVKKTVSTVLSDTIQSILTPKDSVDVLRAALEAKSLGQLYSIVFLGVNGVGKSTNLAKVCYYLKNKGNLKIIIAACDTFRAGAVEQLRIHANCLNVFLYEKGYGKDAAAIAKEAILYAKKENYDVILIDTAGRMQDNEPLMRSLGKLILINNPNLILFVGEALVGNDAIDQLKKFNQALMDATCNTNKRTIDGIILTKFDTVDDKVGTALSMVYLTGKPIVFVGVGQKYTHLKKFNVNMVVKALS; translated from the coding sequence atgattGACGTAGTTAACATTTTTAGCAAAGGAGGTGTCATACTGTGGTCATACAGTTTTTACGAAATAGACGACGAGACTATAAGAACAAttgtaaaatatgttttaattgAAGAGAAGTATGATGAGTTTTCAAAAAAGTATAACAAGTATCATGCCAAATGGAAACTGCTAAATGATATGGACAttgttattcttattatttatcaAGGCATCCAAAATTCTGCATATTTAgataatttgtttataaaaattaaaaaaacttttataaaattattaccaAAAAATTTAGATTATTTTAACGTTGATTTACCTTTAAATTTCGATAGactctttttaaaaatagtagaAGATATGGATAAAAATGTggtaaatgtaaatatgaacagttcaggtaaaaataaacagtCAAAAGGTAATAAATcaagaaagaaaaatgataaaagtgGTACAACTAGTCGAAGTAATCGAAATGATCGAAGTGATGAGAGTGACACAACCGATCTGAGTGAGGATGAAAATTATGACAAAAAAATCAAGGGACAAGGGGacgaagaagaggaagaagaaaaaaaattgcttcTTAATGGAGAGGATAAGAGTtattctaataataaaaaaaaaagcaaaataaaaaaaactgcCCGAGAATGGGaattaaatcaaaaaataaccaaaaaagatatagaaaaattagattattctaaaaatgaagaaaatataaatcattaTAATGATAAGAACAAACAGTATGCTGAAGGTGATTTTGAAGATTCAAGTGACTGTACTAGTGAtacgaaaaataatattttaaataaactaaATGATTCTTTTCTTAAAGTATTTTCgtataatagtaaaatagaAGAAGAAGATATTGAAACCATTTTagaaggaataaaaaataaattactcTCAAAAAATGTAGCAGTAGGTATATGTGATACTTTAATAAATAgaatgaaagaaaatttaatagGAAAACGAAAAACACTTTTTGCAATGAATGTTAAAAAAACAGTGTCAACTGTCTTATCTGATACTATACAATCTATACTTACTCCAAAAGATTCTGTAGATGTATTACGAGCAGCTTTAGAAGCTAAGTCATTAGGACAGTTATACTCTATCGTTTTTTTAGGTGTAAATGGTGTTGGTAAATCAACGAATTTAGCTAAAGTTTGttactatttaaaaaataaaggaaacttaaaaattataatagcAGCATGTGATACATTTAGAGCAGGAGCAGTTGAACAGTTACGTATACATGCCAACTGTttgaatgtttttttatatgaaaaaggaTATGGAAAAGATGCTGCTGCTATTGCGAAAGAAGCAATtttatatgcaaaaaaagaaaattatgatGTTATATTAATTGACACTGCTGGAAGAATGCAAGATAATGAACCTTTAATGAGATCTCTTGgcaaattaattttaattaataatcccaatttaattttatttgttggTGAAGCATTAGTTGGAAATGATGCCATAGATcaactaaaaaaatttaatcaaGCTTTAATGGATGCTACTTGTAACACAAATAAAAGGACAATCGACGGAATAATTTTAACCAAATTTGATACCGTTGATGATAAAGTAGGCACTGCACTGTCCATGGTTTATTTAACCGGGAAACCAATTGTTTTTGTAGGCGTAGGTCAAAAATATAcacacttaaaaaaatttaatgtaaatatgGTCGTTAAGGCATTAAGTTAA
- a CDS encoding nucleoside diphosphate kinase, translating to MEKSFIMVKPDGVQRGLVGVIIKRFERKGYKLIALKMLNPTKEILKEHYKELSDKPFFNTLVDYMSKGPVVAMVWEGMEIVKQGRKMIGETNPLNSNTGSIRGDYCLEVSRNAIHGSDSVASANREINIWFKADELVQWKHHTNSWVYVQS from the coding sequence ATGGAAAAGAGTTTTATTATGGTTAAACCTGACGGTGTACAGAGAGGATTAGTTGGTGTAATAATAAAGCGTTTTGAAAGAAAGGGGTATAAATTGATAgctttaaaaatgttaaatccAACAAAGGAAATACTAAAGGAACATTATAAGGAGTTGTCTGACAagcctttttttaataccttAGTAGATTATATGAGTAAGGGACCTGTTGTAGCTATGGTTTGGGAGGGAATGGAAATTGTAAAGCAAGGTAGAAAAATGATAGGTGAAACGAACCCATTAAACAGTAACACAGGAAGTATTCGAGGAGATTACTGCTTAGAAGTAAGTAGGAATGCAATTCACGGTAGTGACTCAGTTGCATCAGCTAACAgagaaattaatatatggTTTAAAGCAGATGAATTAGTGCAATGGAAACATCACACGAACTCCTGGGTTTATGTTCAGTCCTAA
- a CDS encoding rhoptry protein RHOP148: MNDISLEQITLQLDFLKGLDLFCIFKFIITNDIEIYREESYNILINIINSYKIINIEESNHIFSDNQKIYEKYFYNYRKGPSKKRGVSIPRIGSSNSCSGSNGSTSGSSITTKGKNISSNDNIINSSGSSATTPCSNQYNAQAIQRSKTKVKSSKDVKNAKIQDIYMNDSLFSKNMYNKKLFEFFKFPKSKKVAEYVNMVCVNRLIKEPLNMNLSNKNNSRELYIKNKCKYNSDSGIVNKKMKSTCSCCYETKENYKELSKNFKKLFNETDISVSDSSEILSTLKISFAKTHENNYLDMNCSNSDDDSAYDYDYYSETTTMQENQKEQKNVKLQNKFLSLKLSMYNSSLLKNRGEHGDENENENENGNNNGFGIKSIINEDDTNRSNNIRNCDTYVSKFYDETNLCFKHYYDIHNILNRDPNGLRKIKIMLKKDIGTISISPFFINFDCTRIFKNVCKAFNLSKYDYKKQSIHQIINLCFNTENSLAILKNIFLDDLYKQQKVYVNELNNKKNYRKKEHNIRKKNTESVLDILDDEKRINVLYFINRFLYSQKTPLSNLFRDYTLSLHSQKNVYNRVCSNMCSGTRDDMHDVCNNPLDNQSEDPPFDELTIDYLIFLMIFEKKIDQKFYKFLIRKINKCKINITKNISNKNDSSSDFRPNIDYDLEKETEQNIATAILNVHNSYKRESNDNSLSTVTRNSREQSRKGNTKECEIIGDHTRLHINNGTENNVDILIDLNSLGDMSNMTNMTNKSNMTNMENMVNITNLTDITDVTDVTDTTNMTHITGMSNITGMSNITGMSNITGMSNIVGMSSMGDVRSVCSVDSASCVSNPDSLPSSYNLTKVRIVNNSKEQSTGIPANDEVSPVTLTKESNFCNGEEKLSKLLITENTANEKKKKKKEKSFVNKTEVQYCNEGSGGYELNSQNGCNVKSGISSCINNGIQIGINRCSKGSDQANGSACGKMDGDAEEEEEYMDDIEAKTSMENEIILLKCIRPFPTIYWLINKNICGYISHLEKVNIIKNIENFINRKSEDFNLLRYYLIYDHLKYIVIRLRHINKKILIFFYNIFLNTDNFLRQYTNNTNDEETHIINSTYNNSFELNPIILNVCLQKYNINLHVVLEIMRKINTLRIKGIGGISNFLTLKCMHLYFASHLSYPNTIGYILEECLKS, translated from the exons ATGAACGATATTTCGTTAGAGCAAATAACGTTGCAGCTTGATTTCCTGAAGGGACTAGACTTGTTTTGCATTTTCAAGTTCATCATAACAAATgatattgaaatatatagGGAGGAGtcatataacattttaataaatattatcaattcgtataaaattattaatatagaGGAGtcaaatcatatattttcagataaccaaaaaatatatgagaaATACTTTTACAACTATAGAAAAGGGCCATCAAAAAAGAGGGGTGTTTCGATCCCACGCATTGGAAGCAGCAACAGCTGTAGTGGCAGCAATGGTAGCACCAGTGGAAGCAGCATTACTACTAAGGGAAAAAACATAAGTAGCAATGATAACATCATCAACAGCAGTGGAAGCAGTGCAACCACTCCATGTTCAAATCAGTACAATGCTCAGGCCATCCAGAGGAGTAAGACGAAAGTGAAGTCAAGTAAAGATGTGAAAAATGCAAAGATACAGGATATTTACATGAACGACTCCCtgttttctaaaaatatgtacaacaaaaaattgtttgaattttttaaatttcctAAAAGTAAGAAAGTAGCTGAGTATGTAAATATGGTTTGCGTCAATAGGTTGATAAAAGAACCATTAAATATGAACTTAA gtaataaaaataactcaagagaattatatataaaaaataaatgcaaataTAATAGTGACTCAGGTATTGTAAACAAAAAGATGAAAAGTACATGTAGTTGTTGTTATGAGActaaagaaaattataaagagttatcaaaaaattttaaaaaattatttaatgaaacaGATATTTCTGTTTCGGATTCATCTGAGATATTAtctacattaaaaatatcctTTGCTAAAACTCATGAAAATAATTACCTAGATATGAATTGTAGTAATTCAGATGATGACTCTGCTTATGATTATGATTATTACAGTGAAACGACAACTATGCAAGAAAATCAAAAGGAACAAAAGAACGTTAAACTTCAGAATAAATTTCTATCACTCAAGTTATCCATGTACAACTCCAGCCTACTCAAAAATAGAGGGGAACACGGGGATGAAaacgaaaatgaaaatgaaaatgggAACAATAATGGGTTCGGAATCAAGAGTATAATAAATGAGGACGACACTAATCGAAGCAACAACATTCGAAACTGTGACACCTACGTGAGCAAATTCTACGACGAGACAAATCTTTGCTTTAAGCATTACTATGATATTCACAATATTCTTAATAGGGATCCTAATGGattaaggaaaataaaaattatgttaaaaaaagatattggTACAATAAGCATAtccccattttttattaattttgattGTACCAGaatattcaaaaatgttTGTAAAGCTTTTAACTTGAGCAAATATGATTACAAAAAACAAAGCATACatcaaataattaatttatgcTTTAACACAGAAAATTCGTTAGCTATATTGAAAAACATTTTCCTAGATGATTTATACAAACAACAAAAAGTATATGTCAATGAACtgaataacaaaaaaaattatagaaaaaaagaacataatataaggaaaaaaaatacagaaagtgtattagatatattggatgatgaaaaaagaattaatgtcttatattttattaaccgatttttatattcacaaAAAACGCCCTTATCGAATTTGTTTAGAGATTACACACTTAGTTTGCACAGTCAGAAAAATGTGTATAACAGGGTGTGCAGCAATATGTGTAGTGGTACACGTGATGATATGCATGATGTATGTAATAACCCGCTTGACAATCAGAGTGAAGACCCCCCTTTTGACGAATTAACCATTGACTACTTAATCTTCTTAAtgatttttgaaaaaaaaatagatcaaaaattttataaatttcttattcgaaaaattaataagtgcaaaataaacattacaaaaaatattagtaacAAAAATGACAGCAGTTCGGATTTCCGTCCGAACATTGACTATGATCTTGAAAAGGAAACAGAGCAAAATATAGCGACTGCCATATTGAACGTACACAATAGTTATAAAAGAGAGTCAAACGATAATAGTCTTTCCACGGTTACTAGAAATTCTCGTGAACAGTCAAGAAAGGGAAATACAAAGGAGTGTGAAATAATTGGCGATCATACGAGGctacatattaataatggCACCGAAAATAATGTAGACATTTTGATTGACCTGAACAGTTTAGGAGATATGTCAAATATGACAAATATGACAAATAAGTCAAATATGACGAATATGGAAAATATggtaaatataacaaatttgACAGATATAACAGATGTAACAGATGTAACAGATACGACAAATATGACACATATAACAGGTATGTCCAATATAACAGGTATGTCCAATATAACAGGTATGTCCAATATAACAGGTATGTCCAATATAGTAGGTATGTCCAGTATGGGAGATGTGCGCAGTGTATGCAGTGTGGACAGCGCGAGCTGTGTAAGCAACCCCGACAGCTTGCCGAGTTCCTACAACTTGACCAAGGTAAGGATTGTAAATAACTCTAAAGAACAAAGCACTGGTATACCGGCTAACGACGAAGTTTCGCCAGTAACATTGACAAAAGAAAGCAATTTTTGCAATGGGGAAGAGAAGCTATCGAAATTATTGATCACTGAAAATACAgcaaatgaaaagaaaaaaaaaaaaaaagaaaaaagttttgttaataaaacaGAAGTGCAGTACTGTAATGAGGGTAGCGGTGGTTATGAGCTAAATTCGCAAAATGGATGCAACGTTAAAAGCGGGATTAGTAGTTGTATTAATAACGGCATACAAATCGGCATCAATAGGTGCAGTAAGGGCAGTGACCAAGCGAATGGCAGTGCATGCGGCAAAATGGATGGGGATGCGGAGGAGGAGGAGGAATATATGGACGATATAGAAGCCAAAACGAGTAtggaaaatgaaataatattactaaaatGCATTAGACCATTTCCTACAATTTACTggttaattaataaaaatatatgtggcTATATATCTCACCTAGAAAaagttaatataattaaaaatatagaaaattttataaatcgAAAAAGTGAAGATTTTAATTTGCTtagatattatttaatatatgatcATCTGAAATATATAGTAATCCGTTTAAGacatataaataagaaaattttaatatttttttataatattttcttaaatacGGACAATTTTTTAAGACAGTATACTAATAATACTAACGATGAAGAAACCCATATTATAAATAGTACATACAATAACTCCTTTGAATTAAATCCcattatattaaatgtttgcttacaaaagtataatattaaCTTACATGTCGTTTTAGaaataatgagaaaaattAACACATTAAGAATAAAAGGAATTGGTGGCatatcaaattttttaacattaaaatGTATGCACCTTTATTTTGCATCTCATTTGTCATACCCGAACACCATCGGGTATATCTTGGAGGAGTGTTTAAAGTCTTAA